tatatttaactgaatcacttctctctacacctgaaactaacacaacattgtaaatcgactatacttcaataaaaaaaaaatttttcttaagacAATGGCAGTAGAACATCTTACTTAAACTTTTGACAGTAAAACAATACAGAAGTGGAAACCCttgtgaaaatttttttctcattctggcaACAAGATCATTAATACTTTCTACTTGTGTGATCCTGTAAGGTTCAAAGAGTAAAATAAGACAACTCCATAATACACTAGAAATATGAGAGGCTGTACTAGAACTTAGATAGGCACAGAGTTCCTTAAGTTCCAAGCAAGTCTGGTCAATTCTCATTTGTCGTGAGGACAACCTCAGGTAGGCCAGCGTACAAAGAAGCAGTTCTCTACAAACGGCTCTTACTTACTACGTAGTTCTTAGGATAAACGTGTTTATGCTTTGACTGAACAGTCACGTGGATGTTATAATCATGACGACTGTAAATCACTACTCGGTGaaacttcttcccttccttcatgATTTcggcattctttttttcagtggaCATAAGATTTTCTAAAAAGTTTGAATCTTCTAAGTACATCTCATCTCCtgaaaaatagtaatttaattccagtgttattttataaaacattccaatatattaacatgtaaatcagtatttttatctatttcacatGTTTAGAACTGAGATGGTTGTTAAATAATCCTAATTTTATGAGAGTACCtcaatttctttgtgttttttaataccacccctctcaccctccccagctcccaatTTTCCAGCCAAGAATTTTCTTTGGGCACATGAATATTTATGACTGGTATTTTTTTATCATaaactataattttttatattagttCATGACTCTCTTTACCCCAGTCAATATTAATGTTGGCCTTGACATCCATATATTTTTGGTGTTTCAATGTGGGCTGCTCTAACCATTGTAAGGTTAAATTAGAGAAATTATGATTTACACATCAAAACTGCTAAGTTGTCCCACTATAGAATAAGTAACAAATAATCACAGTTCTGAGAACTGAAGACAAGTACCCATAAGTAAGACAGGTCACAAAACTCCACTCTAAGCTGTCACAAAACTTCTCTCCTGTTCTTACTCAACAAGAACTGACCAACAACAAACTCTCTAATGCATTACAAGTTCTCATCATTCAAAACTAAACTGTAAAAAGGTGAGATAATATATGAGAAAGAACTTTGTCAATGTCTAGGAAATATACTTACATAAGTGTATGTAAAATACCCAGAATTTCTGTCTACAACAAATAATATGGATGTTTTGTTGACCTTGACCTTATTTAATTAGCACCTCTGTAGTGTGTACAACGCAGAATGTAATTCATGTCTCTGTGTGGGGCAATACTGCCATTCGGCCCAGAGCATTAAATGTGAATGCTAACAAGAACACTGATGCTTCGCTGATTTACCTGGTAAGAGATGCATCATCCCATCAGCAGTTACTAATGTGATCGGCATCCATCTCTCCACCTCTTCTAATTCATGATCCAAGCAAAACTTGTGCAAGTCAGAGAGAGAGGCGAAGTTTTCCAGTCTTCTTATTTCGTAGAACTGTGGGGGTGCAAACCAAATTTCTTTTGATGTGAAACTTTCGGTTGCCTCTGATGGCGATGACCACTGTGGAAGACAAAGGTAGGGTTTCCTGAGGTTTATCCCAGAGACAATCAAGATTTAAGATCCTTAGGTCAGTACCTAAGATCTGACTGAAGATTCCTCTGAAACAACATGAAAGGATTCGGTGAAAAAAGCTAGGCTGATTCCCTTCAGAGGTGGATTATTGGGACAATGATTCTGAGAACTAGTAAGTAAACCAGGAGAGATCACCAAGGGCTGATGTGGGGGAGTGTTCAGCACAACAGGCAGGCGACGCTGAGAAGGCAAGGTGGTCTGGTCACTCCCGAAGGAAGACCGAAGTGTAAACTCATGATAGCAGATTGAGAATTTAGTGCCCATTCATTCCTCCCATCCATGGGGACCTTGACTAGGCCCTGAGGATTCGATGGTGGATAAGACAACGCTCTCTCAGGCCCCAAAGGGCCCTTCAGCAACCAAAATGTAACATGATGTGTGCCACGTATTACAATGAAGGTAAAGAGTCAGGGGCATGAGATGCTTTCAGGAAGGTCAAGAGGCACGACTCAGTCTGTAGTCCTAGGAGTGTAACATCTGCAGGGTATTAACCAGGCAACTTTATCCATTTAACTGAAGTGGACTCACTGCTATGACCTGCCCTTTCCCAAGcctgccttccacacacatttagaTAAAGAGCTGATTCAACGAATATGGGATAACCCCAAAAGGGCTTTCTTTGACTAGTTCACTAAATATCCATTTACACTGGGAAAATTGATTTTCACATCCCAAACCAGGGAGTTGAAACTGATTGCCTTGAATACCTATAGGCCAAAGGTTTACAAGCTTGTATGTGCTTAAACATCCCCTGAGAAGCCTGTTAAATCTTCGGTCCATGGCGCCCAGCAATCTATGTTTAACAAGCGCCTTGGATTATTCTGAAGTTGGCCAAggatacattttgaaaaacaaagcttGGGCCTCAAAGGACCACCCAATCCCTAAGTTATTTACAAAGCATTCTGCTTTGTCAGTCCCACATGGGTTCAGTGATAACAATGAAGATAAACAGGCATCAACCCACTCAACCTGTTCAGGTTAGTCCAGACTGTAggttaaaataacttaaataactTACTGTGTGTTGGGTACTTGTTATTAGGAAAACATTGCTCAAAatactttacataaaatatttccaatCCTTAGGACAGCCCTGcacactctcattttacagatgaggaaactcaggaaGCTCCTGTAACTAAAAAAATCTGGGCTTCAAACTTGGGGCAAGGGGAGGGAGCTGGCTCTGAATTCCACCGTTTCCCCTCAGTTTCTGAACCTCAGCAGTATTGACACTTTAGGCCAGATTACTCTGTTAGggcggtgggggggaggggaggggggagggtggtCCCGTGCACTGAGGATGTTTATCAGCATCCCTGGACTCCACCCAAGGGAAGCCAGTAGAAGTCCGAGTTGTGACAACCAAGAATGTCTCCTGACATCGCCAAATGTACCTTAGGCTGGGATGAGCAAAGCATAccctgttgagaaccactagcATAGGCCAGGTTCATAATCATTTCTTGGAACCTTATGCTAGAATTACCTTTGCCCAACATAATGTAAACAGAGAAGCAGACAAATGCTATGAAATCACCATTTTCAGATGCTGAAAAATGCAGAATTATGATTTGTGAGAAGGTAAAAACCAATGAGGTGAATACCACCAATGCCCAAGCTTTCTGCCTAAAGGTAATCCCCAGACTGCTGCACAAGGAGAGAGAAGCTAATCATAGAGCATAGGATTCTCACTGACTTGGGGAGACAGAGATCAGAGTTTGGGAAGGCCTATACAgcatagactgagaaagcaatgTACCTGAGAGGAGGGATCTGCACAGCAGAGCTCCAGAAATCTGTAAAGGGTGCCCTTAAGTCTTTATAAACACGAATCAATACATGGATAAGGTGAAACCACATGACACTGGAAAACAATGATTCCTGAGAAAAGAACAATTATCTGAGAGCTTTAAGACTAACGATTCCCAGGGCTCACCTAGGGCCAGGACGTTTTCAAATTCTCTCCAACCACAATGGAGCTACCTTGTTGAATATAAGAGGTATTCAGAAGACCCCAGAGGGTCATACATTCTAGGTGCAGCTAAATTAGCCCGAGAATAACAGCTTCTATAGACCTACTCTAAaaccacttaaaaaacaaacctcaaaagGCAAGTTAACTTGCAATAACTTAACTTCCTGCCAGGAAAAGTCTTTAAGGGAACAGGACAAAATCACACCTGAAAATAACAATGTCCAATCAAAAACTATAAGACCTATGTATGACAAAGCAGAAAAATGTGCCCTATAACtagaagaaaaatcagtcaatagagacacacccagaaattACAGAGAAGATGGAATTAGCAGAAAAGGACCTTAAAAATCACTGTTACAAGTATGTCCCGTTGGCTCAAAGGTgtaaaggaaaatacaaacatgatgagagaaagaattttaaaagaactaagtagaacttctagagataaaaaatacactgaacaGTATTTACAGCAGATTAGACACTATataagaaaagggagaaaacttgaaaacataacAACAGAATCTATTCAAAATAaagcacaaagaggaaaaaatattgaaaaaagatGAACAAGGCACCAGTGACTTATGGAACAATATCAAATAGTCCAACATACAtgtaattggagtcccagaaaATAGGGAGAGGtgaaaaacatttgaagaaacaaataattactaacaaaacaaaaagaaaaccattcaCATTGCAATCAAATCACTGAACACcaacaataaaaggaaatatttaaagtagccacacaccaaaaacacaaacacacattatgcagagaggaacagagagttaaaagcagacttttttttctttaattttatatctatatgagatgagggatgttcactaaacttactgtggtcatcaagtcatgatatatgtaagtcaaattattatgctgtacaccttaaacttatacaatgctgtatgtcaagtatatctcaataaaactcgAAGAAACAAAGCAGACTTCTCAACAGAAGACTGTGCTAATCAGAAAATAATGAAGCAACATCTTTAAGTactgacaaaaaaagaaaacctgttaaTTTATATTGAATTTCATACCCAgccaaaatatctttaaaaaaaagcaaattaaaagtattttcagatAAAACTTAGATGATTCATTGTCAGaagatctgaaaaaaagacatattCGAGGAAGTTCTTTAGGCAGAAAGATACCAGACACAGACTTAAATctacacaaaagaatgaagagtgCTAAGAATGGTATATAtttaggtaaatataaaagacatttcCTCCTCATTTTCACAGTCTTTAACAGattgtttaaagcaaaaacaatcaGACTGTACTGGAAAATgtataacagaaataaatataggaCAACAAAAGCATAAATGACAGGAGAGGAGACATGGAAGTATATTGTTTTAAAGTTCTGACACTGCACATGAAGTGAATAATGTATACTGCAAACCCTAAACAACCACAAAGTAGAGTTAATAAGTCAATATGAAGACAAAACAGATTCctaaaaatactcaaataatctgaaagaagtcaggaaaagaaagacagtGCAAAGAATAGAGGGGACAGATAAAACTAacagcaagatggtagatttGAATGTAACCTTACTGACAACATTGTATATACATGATCTAAACACTCCAGTTAAAGGCAGAAATTGTCATGTTGGATTAAAAAGCAAGACTATATGCTGCCTAGAAGaaacatacttaaaatataaagatagaGGTCAAAagtaaagaatggaaaaagatacgCTATGCTTTTGCTAATCAAATGAAAGAGTGACAAGATGAGGACCAGAGTAAAGTTCAGATTTCACAAGAAGGAACACTGCAAGAGATATAGAAGAATATTTCCTAATAACCAAAGGCTCAATCCATCAAGCTTACAAGGGAGCTTCAAAACAGATGAAGCAAAACCTgatagaactgaaaagagaaaaagacaaatccacaGTTACTCTCTGGAGATTTCAGCATTCCTCTCAGTACTGGATGGAACAGGTAAAGGATATGAAAGGCCTGAGGACACTATCAAGGAACATAACCCAACTGACATGTTTACAAACACTCCATCAAACACGGccaaatacatattcttttcaggtgcagAGGAATCAGTCACCAAGACAGACCATACTCgtggccataaaacaagtctcaaattTAAAGAGATTGAAATTGTATCAACTACGTCCTCTGCGGAAACAATTAAACTGCTGTGGGAGATGAAAGgagttaatgcatgtaaagtgcttattaGGAAGGAGCCTGCTATCTGATCAGCACCAgcgcagctcctgggatctcgaGGGGCAGCCCGCTGGAGAAACCGCGTGGGGCGATGAGATACAGTCGAGGCTCTGGGCCTGGGAAGCCGGGAAAAGCAGAGCAGTTCACCCAAGTCACGGCCTTGGCCTGCTGGGCCGGTGGCTGCTGCTGGACCGCCTGGGTCCCATGCCCGCTCAGCCACTCATTGGCTGTAGGGCCCTGAGCAAGCTAATGACCCTCTCTGGATTCTGCCCATCGGGAGGCTCCGGGTGGGCCTGGGCCGCCGGCCGGGGTCCCCCCTCTGCGCCGTGAGGACGCCCTACCTGGCAGTCCACCACCTCCACCAGGTCCGGGAAGACCGGCGGCGGCTCGCGCAGGCAGCACAGGAAGAAGGTCGTCTCGAAGCGGCGGCCGCCTTTGCGCGAGAAGGGCGTGAGCCAGGCGCTCCAGTCGTGCAGCGCCCAGATGTCGGGAGTGCAGTCGAGGTGCGCGCACAGGCGCAGGAAGTGCTGCGGGTCGCGGCGGACGCGGGCGCGCCAGTCGCCCAGGCCCGGCGGAGGCTCGAGAACGCGGCCGGGCTCACGCGCGGCGGGCAGGGGGCCCCGGGGCCGCAGCAGCAGCACGCCCGCCTCCTCGAAGGCCTCGCGGATGGCGCAGATGCGGAAGGCAACGTCATCCGGCAGCGACGCGGTGTCCCCGGCTCTGGGCCAGGCGTCGGGCAGCGCCGGGAAGGCGGCGCGTCGCGTCCGCGCGGGGCCCAGGCCGAAGCGGGGCGGCTGGTGGTGTGGCGCGAAGAGGCGCAGCCAGTCGGCCGAGCGGTCTGCCGCGTCCAGCACCCCGCCCGGGAAGACCTGCGCCCCGGGCAAGAACCCTTGGCGCTCGGAgcgctgcagcagcagcagccggaAGCCCTCGGGGGGCGGCAGGGGCCGCGATGGGGCGGCGGGGACCGGGCGCGTCCAGCCCGCCGCCAGCACCAAGGTAGCCGCCCGGCGCCAGCCGCTCGGGCCCGGCCGCAGGGGGCCGCTCATCGCGGGCGGCAGCACGCTGCTTCCGGACTCCGGTTCTGGCGCGGCTGGAGCTCTCCTGGGGCTTGAAGACAGAGGCCTGGGTCCTGCTGGTGAACTCTGGGCGACGCGCGCTCTGGCGATCGGTGAACCCGGGCTGTTTGGCCTTCACCGGCGCCTGCCTGTAGCGGGGGTGTGGCGCCAGCGCCAGGAAGCACCGCCTCGAGTGCCCTTGTTCCCAGCCAGGTCTCGCGGGACAAGGGCTAGCACAGCCTCTTGCTAGGGGGGACGCATCAGCCCCACACAGGACTCTCAGGCCAAGAGCAAGAATGCTTAGGGTCACACAATGATCTATCGAGGTAACAGTGCGATGCAAACCTAGACCTGGTGACGCCTACCCAGCCAAACCTAAGGATTAGGACTTTCTCCATTAAACCATGGATGGACAAGAGAGTTTGTTTCCTTTggcgggggtaggggtgggggtccGAGCTTTACAGGCTCACATGAACCCCACCAATGAGAAACTGATGGATGAACCAGGTGCCAAATTATAAATTTCCCACTGCACAGCCTGAGTATGAAAGGGTCTTCCTGGAATCCCTGCTCCCCAGACAAGTTCCTGTCTTGTGTTCTGGACACCTGTTATTGTCAGGACACCTGAGACCACCTTAAGCATCTTGGGTCCATTTGATAATTTTCACTTCCatgtgagaattttttaaattgaaatatagttgctgtacaatattgtatgttacaggggtacaatatagtgattcacaatttttaaatgttatactccctttatagttataaaatattggctgtatttccttTTGGCTGTTGCCcagaggcctcagttcctcacagCGTTGGCCTCTCCATAGGGCTCCTTGGATGTCTTTGGAGTCTTGGCATTTAACTTACCCGGAGAGAAAGAtccaagagagaggaaggaagaagccaTGATGTCTTTTCTGActtagcctcagaagtcacactcATTTCCACAATATCCTATTGTTACACACTGGTCCGCTCTATTCTGTGTGGGAGGGGACTGCATGAAAATACTGGGAAGTGGGGATCATTGGTGGTCATCTTGGAAGCTGGCTACCACAGTGAATAAAAAATGAAGCTATCTAAGcattagaagaaaacaggtaaaTTCCTCTATACTCTTTGACTCAAAATCTAGAAGCAATAAGGGAAATGATTGTTCAATTTGACACATTCTTCATATTTATAACTTTATTATGACAAAAGATACCATAAGAAAGTCTAAGATACGATATATTGGAAAAATTCTCTGTGATGCCTGTTACAAAGGATTGagtagaaaaaaattgagaaaaaaaaccTTGCAATTGTGTAGAAAATGGGCAAGAGATATGAAAACAGTTCACTGTGATTTAAGGTCACATGTGTGACAAGTGCTGGAATCTGTCTCCAAACCTATCAGCATGTCCTCTGAGTGCCCTGCCCAGTCCTATTCTGCCAGGGACACAGTGCCAGCTACCTACGCCTTACCAGGTGCCCCTTGATCACATGGCATGAGTCATTTTGTTTATGACAACGGTTGCTTCATAGGTAAGGACACTTGACTCCTCGTTCTTATGTTCAGTGGGTCCTCCCTAGCTGTCCTTACAATAAGAAATACCCTTATTTCATTTATCAGAACATGCataatcctgaaaaaaaaaaaaaaacttttcgaACACGTCATGGCGCTTCTCACCCATAGCTCCAAGAAGGCTTTGCTTTCAATCTCTAATTCAGTGAATCCAGATTCATTTCTGGTA
This region of Camelus ferus isolate YT-003-E chromosome 9, BCGSAC_Cfer_1.0, whole genome shotgun sequence genomic DNA includes:
- the NUDT19 gene encoding nucleoside diphosphate-linked moiety X motif 19, which encodes MSGPLRPGPSGWRRAATLVLAAGWTRPVPAAPSRPLPPPEGFRLLLLQRSERQGFLPGAQVFPGGVLDAADRSADWLRLFAPHHQPPRFGLGPARTRRAAFPALPDAWPRAGDTASLPDDVAFRICAIREAFEEAGVLLLRPRGPLPAAREPGRVLEPPPGLGDWRARVRRDPQHFLRLCAHLDCTPDIWALHDWSAWLTPFSRKGGRRFETTFFLCCLREPPPVFPDLVEVVDCQWSSPSEATESFTSKEIWFAPPQFYEIRRLENFASLSDLHKFCLDHELEEVERWMPITLVTADGMMHLLPGDEMYLEDSNFLENLMSTEKKNAEIMKEGKKFHRVVIYSRHDYNIHVTVQSKHKHVYPKNYVVSKSRL